A section of the Salvelinus fontinalis isolate EN_2023a chromosome 33, ASM2944872v1, whole genome shotgun sequence genome encodes:
- the LOC129832129 gene encoding stAR-related lipid transfer protein 13-like isoform X4, whose product MMKITKLEAKEACDWLRAAGFPQYAQLFEDSQFPIDISPVKKDHDFLDNDLVDPLCRRLNTLNKCASMKLDVNLPKKKSEDSDEEDLFAISDRWKFEWTSRRWSRLKGEGRSPREGEGRGLRNTTSSESVLTDLSEPEVSSLHSESSGGSGHQTVSTEDSDCSNRNYYSAVMPEPDSNSLTLPHLPKHLPYYGSLPTGRTRAKDFLRRMETLRSRGTLDRGRRKMLVISTPVLQMEPQALKTMRCVEITNGDGSVAEVPTGGPILGLTPQCPSSSEGSHSSGSTVSSPSLKERKPHSQRTDRSDAKRSGMYLEDLAMFSSLQRNSGVAEHNRHNEFRSYEDLVVHIPKDHKPGTFPKALSIESLSPTLGASVPWHSGSLNPLEPQSNPNPRPNSNPREFHPRPATQFCPRGSRISVYDNVPGSHLYASTGDLLDLEKEDLFPHLDDILQHVNGLQQIVDRWSKNMLPSAGLDGQGIQPAGLKSSSQITLDFEGTSVLEGQSTSSDGDRDGVSLIETHCTGHRERRDSGVGASLTRPNRLRWPSFQMSNRLSHSVASLQITNQSAGQLSLLQKFSLLRLTAIMEKYSMSNKHGWTWSVPKFMKRMKVPDYKDKNVFGVPLIVHVQRSGQPLPLSLQQALRYLRSQCLDQVGLFRKSGVKSRIQALRQMNESSPDDVSYEDQSAYDVADMVKQFFRDLPEPLLTSKLGETFLHIYQYVPKDQRLQAVQAAIMLMSDENREVLQMLLCFLSDVTSSVEENQMTPMNIAVCLAPSLFHLNILKKDNLSPRAMQRKYTTGRPDQKDLNENLSATQGLAHMIIECNRLFEIPHEMVTQSRNSYAEADLHAPTLEELCRQQEEDDASYQTEARPCQTHSETRPCQTHSEARPCQTHSETRPQNLYQSYVESRLQELLKEAREKAKGWVSCTSSDNTELYCKKVGDGNPLRRWRVAVEVEAPPSVVLNRVLRERHLWDVDLLQWKVAETLDRHTEVFHYVLNRMPPHPSRDFLVLRSWRTALPKGMCALVCVSVEHEDCPRVGGVRAVVLESNYLLEPCGSGKSRLTHICRVDFKGRSPEWYNKAFGHLCAAEAARIRNSFQPISTEGPETKI is encoded by the exons ACGACTCAACACCTTGAACAAGTGTGCCTCTATGAAACTAGACGTCAACCTTCCTAAGAAAAAG AGCGAAGACTCTGATGAGGAGGACCTGTTTGCCATCAGCGACAGATGGAAGTTTGAGTGGACGAGCCGCCGCTGGTCCAGACTAAAGGGGGAGGGGCGGAGTCCCAGGGAGGGGGAGGGGCGGGGCCTGCGGAACACTACCAGTAGCGAGAGTGTTCTAACTGACCTCAGCGAACCAGAGGTCTCATCTCTCCACAGTGAGAGCAGTGGGGGGAGTGGCCACCAGACTGTGAGCACAGAGGATTCAGACTGCTCTAACCGGAACTACTACTCTGCCGTCATGCCTGAACCTGACTCCAACTCCCTTACCCTGCCACACCTCCCTAAGCATCTTCCATATTACGGCTCGCTGCCCACCGGACGGACCCGAGCCAAGGACTTCCTGCGCCGCATGGAGACGCTACGTTCCCGGGGCACGTTGGATAGGGGGCGGAGAAAGATGCTGGTTATCAGCACTCCGGTACTGCAGATGGAGCCGCAGGCCCTGAAGACGATGCGCTGTGTGGAGATCACCAATGGGGACGGGTCGGTGGCGGAGGTACCCACTGGGGGACCAATCCTAGGGCTAACACCCCAGTGCCCCTCCAGCAGCGAGGGCAGCCACTCCAGCGGCAGCACCGTCTCCTCCCCCAGTCTGAAGGAGAGGAAGCCCCACTCCCAGCGAACGGACCGGTCCGACGCCAAGCGCAGTGGCATGTATCTGGAGGACTTGGCCATGTTCTCCAGCCTGCAGCGGAACAGTGGCGTGGCCGAACACAACCGGCATAACGAGTTCCGCTCCTACGAGGACCTGGTGGTCCACATACCCAAAGACCACAAGCCTGGCACCTTTCCCAAGGCCCTGTCCATAGAGAGCCTCTCCCCCACCCTGGGGGCCTCCGTCCCCTGGCACAGCGGCAGCCTCAATCCCCTGGAGCCCCAGTCCAACCCCAACCCCCGACCTAACTCTAACCCCAGGGAGTTCCACCCCCGCCCGGCCACCCAGTTCTGCCCACGGGGCAGTAGGATCAGTGTGTACGACAACGTCCCTGGGTCTCATCTCTATGCCTCTACTGGAGACCTGCTGGACCTGGAGAAGGAAGACCTGTTCCCCCATCTGGATGACATCCTGCAGCACGTCAACGGCCTTCAGCAGATAGTGGACCGCTGGTCCAAGAACATGCTGCCCTCTGCAGGCCTGGATGGACAGGGGATCCAGCCTGCAGGTCTGAAGTCATCCAGCCAGATCACGCTGGACTTTGAGGGGACGTCTGTTCTGGAGGGACAGAGCACATCCAGTGACGGGGACAGAGACGGCGTGTCCCTCATTGAGACTCACTgtacaggacacagagagaggagggactcAGGGGTGGGAGCATCACTAACCAGACCCAACCG TCTGCGATGGCCCAGCTTCCAGATGTCCAACCGGCTCAGCCACTCAGTGGCCTCGCTCCAGATCACCAATCAATCAGCAGGCCAGCTCAGCCTGCTGCAGAAGTTCTCTCTCCTCCGCCTCACTGCCATCATGGAGAAATACTCCATGTCCAACAAACACGGATGGACCTG GTCCGTTCCAAAGTTCATGAAGAGGATGAAGGTTCCAGACTACAAGGACAAGAATGTGTTTGGTGTTCCTCTGATCGTTCACGTCCAGCGCTCTGGTCAGCCCCTCCCCCTCAGCCTGCAGCAGGCCCTCCGATACCTCAGGAGCCAGTGTCTAGACCAG GTGGGTCTGTTCCGTAAGTCTGGTGTGAAGTCTCGTATCCAGGCGCTGAGGCAGATGAATGAGTCGTCTCCTGATGATGTCAGCTACGAGGACCAGTCAGCGTACGACGTAGCAGACATGGTCAAACAGTTCTTCAGAGACCTGCCTGAACCGCTACTGACCAGCAAGCTGGGAGAGACCTTCCTACACATCTACCAGT atGTTCCTAAGGACCAGCGGTTGCAGGCTGTACAGGCGGCCATCATGTTGATGTCAGACGAGAACAGGGAGGTGCTCCAAATGTTGCTCTGCTTCCTGTCTGACGTCACTTCCTCTGTGGAGGAGAACCAGATGACTCCCATGAACATCGCTGTGTGTCTGGCCCCGTCCCTGTTCCACCTCAACATCCTGAAGAAGGACAACCTCTCACCCAG GGCCATGCAGAGGAAGTACACGACAGGCCGGCCCGACCAGAAGGACCTGAATGAGAACCTTTCCGCGACGCAGGGACTCGCCCACATGATCATAGAGTGCAACCGACTGTTTGAG ATTCCTCACGAGATGGTGACTCAGTCCAGGAACTCGTACGCGGAGGCGGACCTTCACGCTCCCACCTTAGAGGAGCTCTGTAGACAGCAGGAGGAGGATGATGCGTCCTACCAGACAGAGGCCAGACCCTGCCAGACACACTCAGAGACCAGACCCTGCCAGACACACTCAGAGGCCAGACCCTGCCAGACACACTCAGAGACCAGACCGCAGAACCTGTACCAGAGCTACGTAGAGAGCAGGCTGCAGGAGCTCCTGAAGGAGGCCAGAGAGAAGGCTAAGGGCTGGGTGTCCTGCACCAGCTCAGACAACACTGAGCTCTACTGTAAGAAGGTTGGTGATGGGAACCCTTTGCGGCGGTGGCGTGTGGCGGTTGAGGTGGAGGCCCCTCCCTCGGTGGTGTTGAACCGTGTGTTGCGAGAGCGGCACCTGTGGGACGTGGACCTGCTGCAGTGGAAGGTAGCTGAGACTCTGGACAGACACACTGAGGTCTTCCACTATGTCCTCAACCGCATGCCCCCACACCCCAGCAGAGACTTCCTGGTCTtacg gTCATGGAGGACTGCCCTTCCCAAGGGGATGTGtgcattggtgtgtgtgtctgtagaacATGAGGACTGTCCCCGGGTCGGTGGGGTGAGGGCCGTGGTTCTAGAGTCTAACTACCTTCTAGAACCCTGCGGCTCTGGGAAGTCCAGACTCACTCACATCTGCAGGGTGGACTTCAA AGGGCGGAGTCCAGAGTGGTACAACAAGGCCTTTGGTCACCTCTGTGCTGCTGAAGCTGCTCGCATTCGCAACTCCTTCCAACCAATCAGCACAGAGGGGCCAGAGACCAAGATCTGA
- the LOC129832129 gene encoding stAR-related lipid transfer protein 13-like isoform X5: MPTELEAKEACDWLRAAGFPQYAQLFEDSQFPIDISPVKKDHDFLDNDLVDPLCRRLNTLNKCASMKLDVNLPKKKSEDSDEEDLFAISDRWKFEWTSRRWSRLKGEGRSPREGEGRGLRNTTSSESVLTDLSEPEVSSLHSESSGGSGHQTVSTEDSDCSNRNYYSAVMPEPDSNSLTLPHLPKHLPYYGSLPTGRTRAKDFLRRMETLRSRGTLDRGRRKMLVISTPVLQMEPQALKTMRCVEITNGDGSVAEVPTGGPILGLTPQCPSSSEGSHSSGSTVSSPSLKERKPHSQRTDRSDAKRSGMYLEDLAMFSSLQRNSGVAEHNRHNEFRSYEDLVVHIPKDHKPGTFPKALSIESLSPTLGASVPWHSGSLNPLEPQSNPNPRPNSNPREFHPRPATQFCPRGSRISVYDNVPGSHLYASTGDLLDLEKEDLFPHLDDILQHVNGLQQIVDRWSKNMLPSAGLDGQGIQPAGLKSSSQITLDFEGTSVLEGQSTSSDGDRDGVSLIETHCTGHRERRDSGVGASLTRPNRLRWPSFQMSNRLSHSVASLQITNQSAGQLSLLQKFSLLRLTAIMEKYSMSNKHGWTWSVPKFMKRMKVPDYKDKNVFGVPLIVHVQRSGQPLPLSLQQALRYLRSQCLDQVGLFRKSGVKSRIQALRQMNESSPDDVSYEDQSAYDVADMVKQFFRDLPEPLLTSKLGETFLHIYQYVPKDQRLQAVQAAIMLMSDENREVLQMLLCFLSDVTSSVEENQMTPMNIAVCLAPSLFHLNILKKDNLSPRAMQRKYTTGRPDQKDLNENLSATQGLAHMIIECNRLFEIPHEMVTQSRNSYAEADLHAPTLEELCRQQEEDDASYQTEARPCQTHSETRPCQTHSEARPCQTHSETRPQNLYQSYVESRLQELLKEAREKAKGWVSCTSSDNTELYCKKVGDGNPLRRWRVAVEVEAPPSVVLNRVLRERHLWDVDLLQWKVAETLDRHTEVFHYVLNRMPPHPSRDFLVLRSWRTALPKGMCALVCVSVEHEDCPRVGGVRAVVLESNYLLEPCGSGKSRLTHICRVDFKGRSPEWYNKAFGHLCAAEAARIRNSFQPISTEGPETKI, encoded by the exons ACGACTCAACACCTTGAACAAGTGTGCCTCTATGAAACTAGACGTCAACCTTCCTAAGAAAAAG AGCGAAGACTCTGATGAGGAGGACCTGTTTGCCATCAGCGACAGATGGAAGTTTGAGTGGACGAGCCGCCGCTGGTCCAGACTAAAGGGGGAGGGGCGGAGTCCCAGGGAGGGGGAGGGGCGGGGCCTGCGGAACACTACCAGTAGCGAGAGTGTTCTAACTGACCTCAGCGAACCAGAGGTCTCATCTCTCCACAGTGAGAGCAGTGGGGGGAGTGGCCACCAGACTGTGAGCACAGAGGATTCAGACTGCTCTAACCGGAACTACTACTCTGCCGTCATGCCTGAACCTGACTCCAACTCCCTTACCCTGCCACACCTCCCTAAGCATCTTCCATATTACGGCTCGCTGCCCACCGGACGGACCCGAGCCAAGGACTTCCTGCGCCGCATGGAGACGCTACGTTCCCGGGGCACGTTGGATAGGGGGCGGAGAAAGATGCTGGTTATCAGCACTCCGGTACTGCAGATGGAGCCGCAGGCCCTGAAGACGATGCGCTGTGTGGAGATCACCAATGGGGACGGGTCGGTGGCGGAGGTACCCACTGGGGGACCAATCCTAGGGCTAACACCCCAGTGCCCCTCCAGCAGCGAGGGCAGCCACTCCAGCGGCAGCACCGTCTCCTCCCCCAGTCTGAAGGAGAGGAAGCCCCACTCCCAGCGAACGGACCGGTCCGACGCCAAGCGCAGTGGCATGTATCTGGAGGACTTGGCCATGTTCTCCAGCCTGCAGCGGAACAGTGGCGTGGCCGAACACAACCGGCATAACGAGTTCCGCTCCTACGAGGACCTGGTGGTCCACATACCCAAAGACCACAAGCCTGGCACCTTTCCCAAGGCCCTGTCCATAGAGAGCCTCTCCCCCACCCTGGGGGCCTCCGTCCCCTGGCACAGCGGCAGCCTCAATCCCCTGGAGCCCCAGTCCAACCCCAACCCCCGACCTAACTCTAACCCCAGGGAGTTCCACCCCCGCCCGGCCACCCAGTTCTGCCCACGGGGCAGTAGGATCAGTGTGTACGACAACGTCCCTGGGTCTCATCTCTATGCCTCTACTGGAGACCTGCTGGACCTGGAGAAGGAAGACCTGTTCCCCCATCTGGATGACATCCTGCAGCACGTCAACGGCCTTCAGCAGATAGTGGACCGCTGGTCCAAGAACATGCTGCCCTCTGCAGGCCTGGATGGACAGGGGATCCAGCCTGCAGGTCTGAAGTCATCCAGCCAGATCACGCTGGACTTTGAGGGGACGTCTGTTCTGGAGGGACAGAGCACATCCAGTGACGGGGACAGAGACGGCGTGTCCCTCATTGAGACTCACTgtacaggacacagagagaggagggactcAGGGGTGGGAGCATCACTAACCAGACCCAACCG TCTGCGATGGCCCAGCTTCCAGATGTCCAACCGGCTCAGCCACTCAGTGGCCTCGCTCCAGATCACCAATCAATCAGCAGGCCAGCTCAGCCTGCTGCAGAAGTTCTCTCTCCTCCGCCTCACTGCCATCATGGAGAAATACTCCATGTCCAACAAACACGGATGGACCTG GTCCGTTCCAAAGTTCATGAAGAGGATGAAGGTTCCAGACTACAAGGACAAGAATGTGTTTGGTGTTCCTCTGATCGTTCACGTCCAGCGCTCTGGTCAGCCCCTCCCCCTCAGCCTGCAGCAGGCCCTCCGATACCTCAGGAGCCAGTGTCTAGACCAG GTGGGTCTGTTCCGTAAGTCTGGTGTGAAGTCTCGTATCCAGGCGCTGAGGCAGATGAATGAGTCGTCTCCTGATGATGTCAGCTACGAGGACCAGTCAGCGTACGACGTAGCAGACATGGTCAAACAGTTCTTCAGAGACCTGCCTGAACCGCTACTGACCAGCAAGCTGGGAGAGACCTTCCTACACATCTACCAGT atGTTCCTAAGGACCAGCGGTTGCAGGCTGTACAGGCGGCCATCATGTTGATGTCAGACGAGAACAGGGAGGTGCTCCAAATGTTGCTCTGCTTCCTGTCTGACGTCACTTCCTCTGTGGAGGAGAACCAGATGACTCCCATGAACATCGCTGTGTGTCTGGCCCCGTCCCTGTTCCACCTCAACATCCTGAAGAAGGACAACCTCTCACCCAG GGCCATGCAGAGGAAGTACACGACAGGCCGGCCCGACCAGAAGGACCTGAATGAGAACCTTTCCGCGACGCAGGGACTCGCCCACATGATCATAGAGTGCAACCGACTGTTTGAG ATTCCTCACGAGATGGTGACTCAGTCCAGGAACTCGTACGCGGAGGCGGACCTTCACGCTCCCACCTTAGAGGAGCTCTGTAGACAGCAGGAGGAGGATGATGCGTCCTACCAGACAGAGGCCAGACCCTGCCAGACACACTCAGAGACCAGACCCTGCCAGACACACTCAGAGGCCAGACCCTGCCAGACACACTCAGAGACCAGACCGCAGAACCTGTACCAGAGCTACGTAGAGAGCAGGCTGCAGGAGCTCCTGAAGGAGGCCAGAGAGAAGGCTAAGGGCTGGGTGTCCTGCACCAGCTCAGACAACACTGAGCTCTACTGTAAGAAGGTTGGTGATGGGAACCCTTTGCGGCGGTGGCGTGTGGCGGTTGAGGTGGAGGCCCCTCCCTCGGTGGTGTTGAACCGTGTGTTGCGAGAGCGGCACCTGTGGGACGTGGACCTGCTGCAGTGGAAGGTAGCTGAGACTCTGGACAGACACACTGAGGTCTTCCACTATGTCCTCAACCGCATGCCCCCACACCCCAGCAGAGACTTCCTGGTCTtacg gTCATGGAGGACTGCCCTTCCCAAGGGGATGTGtgcattggtgtgtgtgtctgtagaacATGAGGACTGTCCCCGGGTCGGTGGGGTGAGGGCCGTGGTTCTAGAGTCTAACTACCTTCTAGAACCCTGCGGCTCTGGGAAGTCCAGACTCACTCACATCTGCAGGGTGGACTTCAA AGGGCGGAGTCCAGAGTGGTACAACAAGGCCTTTGGTCACCTCTGTGCTGCTGAAGCTGCTCGCATTCGCAACTCCTTCCAACCAATCAGCACAGAGGGGCCAGAGACCAAGATCTGA
- the LOC129832129 gene encoding stAR-related lipid transfer protein 13-like isoform X3 — MTTKRKSMKLKLRRCFSETLRDSTSKAWDLLWKNVRERRLAELEAKEACDWLRAAGFPQYAQLFEDSQFPIDISPVKKDHDFLDNDLVDPLCRRLNTLNKCASMKLDVNLPKKKSEDSDEEDLFAISDRWKFEWTSRRWSRLKGEGRSPREGEGRGLRNTTSSESVLTDLSEPEVSSLHSESSGGSGHQTVSTEDSDCSNRNYYSAVMPEPDSNSLTLPHLPKHLPYYGSLPTGRTRAKDFLRRMETLRSRGTLDRGRRKMLVISTPVLQMEPQALKTMRCVEITNGDGSVAEVPTGGPILGLTPQCPSSSEGSHSSGSTVSSPSLKERKPHSQRTDRSDAKRSGMYLEDLAMFSSLQRNSGVAEHNRHNEFRSYEDLVVHIPKDHKPGTFPKALSIESLSPTLGASVPWHSGSLNPLEPQSNPNPRPNSNPREFHPRPATQFCPRGSRISVYDNVPGSHLYASTGDLLDLEKEDLFPHLDDILQHVNGLQQIVDRWSKNMLPSAGLDGQGIQPAGLKSSSQITLDFEGTSVLEGQSTSSDGDRDGVSLIETHCTGHRERRDSGVGASLTRPNRLRWPSFQMSNRLSHSVASLQITNQSAGQLSLLQKFSLLRLTAIMEKYSMSNKHGWTWSVPKFMKRMKVPDYKDKNVFGVPLIVHVQRSGQPLPLSLQQALRYLRSQCLDQVGLFRKSGVKSRIQALRQMNESSPDDVSYEDQSAYDVADMVKQFFRDLPEPLLTSKLGETFLHIYQYVPKDQRLQAVQAAIMLMSDENREVLQMLLCFLSDVTSSVEENQMTPMNIAVCLAPSLFHLNILKKDNLSPRAMQRKYTTGRPDQKDLNENLSATQGLAHMIIECNRLFEIPHEMVTQSRNSYAEADLHAPTLEELCRQQEEDDASYQTEARPCQTHSETRPCQTHSEARPCQTHSETRPQNLYQSYVESRLQELLKEAREKAKGWVSCTSSDNTELYCKKVGDGNPLRRWRVAVEVEAPPSVVLNRVLRERHLWDVDLLQWKVAETLDRHTEVFHYVLNRMPPHPSRDFLVLRSWRTALPKGMCALVCVSVEHEDCPRVGGVRAVVLESNYLLEPCGSGKSRLTHICRVDFKGRSPEWYNKAFGHLCAAEAARIRNSFQPISTEGPETKI; from the exons ACGACTCAACACCTTGAACAAGTGTGCCTCTATGAAACTAGACGTCAACCTTCCTAAGAAAAAG AGCGAAGACTCTGATGAGGAGGACCTGTTTGCCATCAGCGACAGATGGAAGTTTGAGTGGACGAGCCGCCGCTGGTCCAGACTAAAGGGGGAGGGGCGGAGTCCCAGGGAGGGGGAGGGGCGGGGCCTGCGGAACACTACCAGTAGCGAGAGTGTTCTAACTGACCTCAGCGAACCAGAGGTCTCATCTCTCCACAGTGAGAGCAGTGGGGGGAGTGGCCACCAGACTGTGAGCACAGAGGATTCAGACTGCTCTAACCGGAACTACTACTCTGCCGTCATGCCTGAACCTGACTCCAACTCCCTTACCCTGCCACACCTCCCTAAGCATCTTCCATATTACGGCTCGCTGCCCACCGGACGGACCCGAGCCAAGGACTTCCTGCGCCGCATGGAGACGCTACGTTCCCGGGGCACGTTGGATAGGGGGCGGAGAAAGATGCTGGTTATCAGCACTCCGGTACTGCAGATGGAGCCGCAGGCCCTGAAGACGATGCGCTGTGTGGAGATCACCAATGGGGACGGGTCGGTGGCGGAGGTACCCACTGGGGGACCAATCCTAGGGCTAACACCCCAGTGCCCCTCCAGCAGCGAGGGCAGCCACTCCAGCGGCAGCACCGTCTCCTCCCCCAGTCTGAAGGAGAGGAAGCCCCACTCCCAGCGAACGGACCGGTCCGACGCCAAGCGCAGTGGCATGTATCTGGAGGACTTGGCCATGTTCTCCAGCCTGCAGCGGAACAGTGGCGTGGCCGAACACAACCGGCATAACGAGTTCCGCTCCTACGAGGACCTGGTGGTCCACATACCCAAAGACCACAAGCCTGGCACCTTTCCCAAGGCCCTGTCCATAGAGAGCCTCTCCCCCACCCTGGGGGCCTCCGTCCCCTGGCACAGCGGCAGCCTCAATCCCCTGGAGCCCCAGTCCAACCCCAACCCCCGACCTAACTCTAACCCCAGGGAGTTCCACCCCCGCCCGGCCACCCAGTTCTGCCCACGGGGCAGTAGGATCAGTGTGTACGACAACGTCCCTGGGTCTCATCTCTATGCCTCTACTGGAGACCTGCTGGACCTGGAGAAGGAAGACCTGTTCCCCCATCTGGATGACATCCTGCAGCACGTCAACGGCCTTCAGCAGATAGTGGACCGCTGGTCCAAGAACATGCTGCCCTCTGCAGGCCTGGATGGACAGGGGATCCAGCCTGCAGGTCTGAAGTCATCCAGCCAGATCACGCTGGACTTTGAGGGGACGTCTGTTCTGGAGGGACAGAGCACATCCAGTGACGGGGACAGAGACGGCGTGTCCCTCATTGAGACTCACTgtacaggacacagagagaggagggactcAGGGGTGGGAGCATCACTAACCAGACCCAACCG TCTGCGATGGCCCAGCTTCCAGATGTCCAACCGGCTCAGCCACTCAGTGGCCTCGCTCCAGATCACCAATCAATCAGCAGGCCAGCTCAGCCTGCTGCAGAAGTTCTCTCTCCTCCGCCTCACTGCCATCATGGAGAAATACTCCATGTCCAACAAACACGGATGGACCTG GTCCGTTCCAAAGTTCATGAAGAGGATGAAGGTTCCAGACTACAAGGACAAGAATGTGTTTGGTGTTCCTCTGATCGTTCACGTCCAGCGCTCTGGTCAGCCCCTCCCCCTCAGCCTGCAGCAGGCCCTCCGATACCTCAGGAGCCAGTGTCTAGACCAG GTGGGTCTGTTCCGTAAGTCTGGTGTGAAGTCTCGTATCCAGGCGCTGAGGCAGATGAATGAGTCGTCTCCTGATGATGTCAGCTACGAGGACCAGTCAGCGTACGACGTAGCAGACATGGTCAAACAGTTCTTCAGAGACCTGCCTGAACCGCTACTGACCAGCAAGCTGGGAGAGACCTTCCTACACATCTACCAGT atGTTCCTAAGGACCAGCGGTTGCAGGCTGTACAGGCGGCCATCATGTTGATGTCAGACGAGAACAGGGAGGTGCTCCAAATGTTGCTCTGCTTCCTGTCTGACGTCACTTCCTCTGTGGAGGAGAACCAGATGACTCCCATGAACATCGCTGTGTGTCTGGCCCCGTCCCTGTTCCACCTCAACATCCTGAAGAAGGACAACCTCTCACCCAG GGCCATGCAGAGGAAGTACACGACAGGCCGGCCCGACCAGAAGGACCTGAATGAGAACCTTTCCGCGACGCAGGGACTCGCCCACATGATCATAGAGTGCAACCGACTGTTTGAG ATTCCTCACGAGATGGTGACTCAGTCCAGGAACTCGTACGCGGAGGCGGACCTTCACGCTCCCACCTTAGAGGAGCTCTGTAGACAGCAGGAGGAGGATGATGCGTCCTACCAGACAGAGGCCAGACCCTGCCAGACACACTCAGAGACCAGACCCTGCCAGACACACTCAGAGGCCAGACCCTGCCAGACACACTCAGAGACCAGACCGCAGAACCTGTACCAGAGCTACGTAGAGAGCAGGCTGCAGGAGCTCCTGAAGGAGGCCAGAGAGAAGGCTAAGGGCTGGGTGTCCTGCACCAGCTCAGACAACACTGAGCTCTACTGTAAGAAGGTTGGTGATGGGAACCCTTTGCGGCGGTGGCGTGTGGCGGTTGAGGTGGAGGCCCCTCCCTCGGTGGTGTTGAACCGTGTGTTGCGAGAGCGGCACCTGTGGGACGTGGACCTGCTGCAGTGGAAGGTAGCTGAGACTCTGGACAGACACACTGAGGTCTTCCACTATGTCCTCAACCGCATGCCCCCACACCCCAGCAGAGACTTCCTGGTCTtacg gTCATGGAGGACTGCCCTTCCCAAGGGGATGTGtgcattggtgtgtgtgtctgtagaacATGAGGACTGTCCCCGGGTCGGTGGGGTGAGGGCCGTGGTTCTAGAGTCTAACTACCTTCTAGAACCCTGCGGCTCTGGGAAGTCCAGACTCACTCACATCTGCAGGGTGGACTTCAA AGGGCGGAGTCCAGAGTGGTACAACAAGGCCTTTGGTCACCTCTGTGCTGCTGAAGCTGCTCGCATTCGCAACTCCTTCCAACCAATCAGCACAGAGGGGCCAGAGACCAAGATCTGA